In uncultured Cohaesibacter sp., a genomic segment contains:
- a CDS encoding F0F1 ATP synthase subunit epsilon: MAQAFGFELVSPERLVLSESCVSVLVPGSDGYFTVLDKHAPLISTIAPGILEAELEDGSKRDIYVRGGFADVSDSGLKILVEQALPVEELDHEKMAQLIKDAEEDVADAETDDQRNEATLRLARLQKIKVAVSQ, encoded by the coding sequence ATGGCTCAAGCTTTTGGTTTTGAACTCGTGTCGCCTGAGCGACTTGTTCTGTCCGAATCCTGTGTGTCTGTTCTGGTTCCGGGTTCAGACGGTTACTTCACCGTGCTGGACAAGCACGCTCCGTTGATTTCCACGATCGCTCCGGGAATTCTGGAAGCGGAACTGGAAGATGGCAGCAAGCGCGATATCTACGTTCGCGGTGGCTTTGCCGATGTCAGCGATAGCGGGCTCAAGATCCTTGTCGAGCAGGCCCTTCCGGTTGAAGAGCTGGACCACGAAAAAATGGCCCAGCTGATCAAGGATGCGGAAGAAGATGTTGCTGATGCAGAGACGGATGATCAGCGAAACGAAGCAACGCTGCGGCTTGCTCGTTTGCAGAAGATCAAGGTTGCGGTATCGCAATAG
- the atpD gene encoding F0F1 ATP synthase subunit beta encodes MAAKEAATGRITQVIGAVVDVQFKGELPPILNALLTDNNGQRLILEVALHMGENTVRTIAMDSTEGLVRGQSVSDTGKAIAVPVGEEMLGRIINVVGEPVDEAGPLGTTLTREIHQPAPSFVEQSTEGEILETGIKVVDLLAPYAKGGKIGLFGGAGVGKTVLIMELINNIAKAHGGYSVFAGVGERTREGNDLYWEMIESGVNKEGGGAGSKCALVYGQMNEPPGARARVALSGLTVAEHFRDEGQDVLFFVDNIFRFTQAGSEVSALLGRIPSAVGYQPTLATDMGALQERITTTTKGSITSVQAIYVPADDLTDPAPATSFAHLDATTVLSRAISEKGIYPAVDPLDSTSRMLDPRIIGEEHYQVARQVQEILQRYKALQDIIAILGMDELSEDDKMAVARARKIERFLSQPFHVAEVFTGSPGKLVSLEDTIKSFKGLVNGEYDHLPEAAFYMVGSIDEAIEKAQKFAADAA; translated from the coding sequence ATGGCAGCAAAAGAAGCAGCTACCGGACGTATCACGCAGGTTATCGGCGCTGTTGTGGACGTCCAGTTCAAGGGTGAACTTCCACCGATCTTGAACGCACTTTTAACGGATAACAACGGCCAGCGCCTCATTCTCGAGGTTGCCTTGCACATGGGCGAAAACACTGTTCGCACCATTGCCATGGACAGCACCGAGGGTCTGGTTCGCGGTCAGTCCGTCTCCGATACCGGCAAGGCAATTGCCGTACCGGTCGGTGAAGAAATGCTGGGTCGAATCATCAACGTTGTTGGCGAGCCTGTTGACGAAGCTGGCCCGCTCGGCACCACGTTGACCCGCGAAATCCATCAGCCAGCGCCTTCCTTTGTGGAACAGTCCACCGAAGGCGAGATCCTGGAAACGGGCATCAAGGTTGTTGACCTGCTTGCACCATACGCTAAGGGCGGCAAGATCGGCCTGTTCGGCGGCGCCGGTGTTGGCAAGACGGTTCTTATCATGGAACTGATCAACAACATCGCCAAGGCCCATGGTGGCTACTCGGTGTTTGCCGGTGTGGGTGAACGTACCCGTGAGGGTAACGACCTTTATTGGGAAATGATCGAATCCGGCGTGAACAAGGAAGGCGGCGGAGCCGGCTCCAAATGTGCGCTGGTGTATGGCCAGATGAACGAGCCTCCCGGAGCCCGTGCTCGCGTGGCGCTGTCCGGTCTGACGGTTGCGGAACACTTCCGTGATGAAGGTCAGGACGTTCTGTTCTTCGTGGACAACATCTTCCGCTTTACGCAGGCAGGTTCCGAGGTGTCCGCGCTTCTGGGTCGTATTCCTTCGGCAGTGGGCTATCAGCCAACGCTGGCAACCGACATGGGTGCGCTTCAGGAACGTATTACCACCACGACCAAGGGCTCGATTACGTCTGTGCAGGCCATTTACGTGCCAGCCGACGACTTGACCGACCCTGCTCCGGCAACGTCTTTTGCCCACCTTGACGCAACGACGGTTCTGAGCCGTGCGATCTCTGAAAAGGGCATTTATCCGGCTGTGGATCCGCTTGATTCCACCTCGCGCATGCTTGATCCGCGTATCATCGGTGAGGAGCACTATCAGGTCGCCCGTCAGGTGCAGGAAATTCTGCAGCGCTACAAGGCTCTTCAGGACATCATTGCCATTCTCGGCATGGATGAACTTTCTGAAGACGACAAGATGGCCGTGGCCCGCGCCCGCAAGATCGAGCGTTTCCTCAGCCAGCCCTTCCATGTGGCCGAAGTGTTTACCGGTTCTCCGGGCAAGCTGGTCTCTCTGGAAGATACGATCAAGAGCTTCAAGGGCCTCGTTAACGGTGAATATGACCACCTTCCGGAAGCAGCCTTCTACATGGTTGGTTCCATCGACGAAGCCATCGAGAAAGCTCAGAAATTCGCAGCAGACGCCGCTTAA
- a CDS encoding F0F1 ATP synthase subunit gamma: MPSLKDLKNRIASVKATQKITKAMQMVAAAKLRRAQSAAENARPYAERMGEVLANIAARCSMDESTPKLLAGTGSDQTQLLLVCTAERGLCGGFNSSIARLARDKARALKAAGKTVKMICVGSKGFDALKSEFGKDIIEVVDMRDLKTIHFSDAEVRIGRPILNKFEKGEFDVCTLFFAQFQSVMTQVPTALQIIPAVFEGKESDGSHASGAVYDYEPDEEEILLDLLPRNVSVQVYHALLENGASEQGARMSAMDNATRNAGDMIGKLEMSYNRQRQAQITNELIEIISGAEAL; the protein is encoded by the coding sequence ATGCCAAGCCTTAAGGACCTCAAGAATCGTATCGCCTCGGTTAAGGCGACTCAGAAGATCACCAAAGCCATGCAGATGGTGGCGGCCGCAAAACTCCGTCGTGCCCAGAGCGCGGCGGAAAATGCGCGGCCTTATGCCGAGCGTATGGGTGAGGTGCTGGCCAACATTGCTGCCCGGTGTTCGATGGATGAATCGACACCGAAGCTGCTCGCTGGAACCGGCTCCGATCAGACCCAACTGTTGCTGGTCTGCACAGCTGAACGTGGTCTCTGTGGTGGCTTCAACTCTTCTATCGCGCGCCTGGCGCGCGATAAGGCCCGGGCTCTCAAGGCTGCGGGCAAGACAGTCAAGATGATTTGCGTCGGCAGCAAGGGGTTTGACGCACTCAAGAGCGAATTCGGCAAGGATATCATCGAAGTCGTTGATATGCGCGATTTGAAGACTATTCACTTCTCTGACGCCGAAGTCCGCATCGGTCGCCCGATCTTGAACAAGTTCGAGAAAGGTGAGTTTGATGTCTGCACGCTCTTCTTTGCCCAGTTCCAGTCTGTGATGACACAGGTGCCGACTGCGCTGCAGATCATTCCGGCTGTTTTTGAAGGGAAAGAGAGCGACGGGTCTCATGCATCTGGTGCAGTCTATGACTATGAACCGGATGAGGAAGAAATCCTTCTGGATCTTCTGCCGAGAAACGTATCGGTTCAGGTTTACCATGCGCTTCTTGAAAACGGTGCTTCTGAGCAGGGTGCACGCATGTCTGCAATGGACAACGCAACGCGCAATGCTGGCGATATGATTGGCAAACTTGAAATGTCATACAACCGTCAGCGCCAGGCTCAGATTACGAATGAATTGATTGAAATCATCTCGGGTGCTGAGGCGCTCTGA
- a CDS encoding HAMP domain-containing methyl-accepting chemotaxis protein, with translation MKRLKIGHRIVIGFIVVLLILAGLAFTAIQGLRQLDANFVHYGDLSGDAIIATQLQTQLVNIQLAAREYMSSSTDKNAERFENRYSTLLGIMETAHNEIQQPDRVALLKQIDQNLGRYKQGFERLVELMTLRNKLVYDTLASTGTDINQRFDQVDRIIASSGNASLNQYAGKIRENMLLARLSLMKFVDDNRAETIAETFTYLEDLSVAENKLRSSMISNELAGELAGLSRRIADYSREIETLRNTIEERNKLQVQTLDQRSSEILSTAEEIASTVASDTSDLEKEVTSSFANTNTLLLIASAVAVAIGLGCALVISRGITKPVVTLTGVMKDLANENLSVDVPGKERGDELGEMASAVEVFKQNAIRTKQLEAEQIEHQKRTELEKREMMGKMANDFNDHIGSIIDTVSSASEELSSSAKSMADVSDQTERQVAEASAASAQTSGNVQTVATATEEMTSTIGEISVQVQQASHSAREAVSKVDATNQMMELLALNSNKIGEVVEMISQIAEQTNLLALNATIESARAGEAGKGFAVVAGEVKALAGQTAKATDEIAQQINEIQAATEKASVSMQDVSQVIQRLDEFTAAIASAMEQQNAATGEISNSIHQAAQGTEIVDNSIASVSRASQEAATASSHVMKAASELAKQSEFLKSEVQRFIEHVREG, from the coding sequence TTGAAACGACTGAAGATTGGTCATCGCATCGTCATTGGATTCATTGTGGTCCTGTTGATACTTGCGGGGCTCGCCTTCACAGCCATTCAGGGGCTACGGCAACTGGATGCCAATTTTGTGCACTATGGTGATCTCTCCGGTGACGCGATCATCGCTACGCAGCTGCAGACTCAACTGGTCAATATCCAGTTGGCGGCCAGAGAATACATGTCTTCATCGACGGACAAGAATGCAGAGCGGTTCGAAAACCGCTATTCTACATTGCTTGGCATAATGGAAACCGCTCACAATGAAATTCAGCAACCTGATCGCGTTGCTCTCCTAAAGCAGATCGATCAGAATCTTGGCCGCTACAAGCAGGGCTTTGAACGTCTTGTCGAACTGATGACACTCAGAAACAAGCTGGTCTACGACACGCTTGCATCGACCGGTACCGATATCAATCAGCGCTTCGACCAGGTGGACCGGATCATCGCCTCCTCGGGCAATGCCTCGTTGAACCAATATGCCGGCAAGATCAGGGAGAACATGCTGCTGGCCCGCTTGAGCCTGATGAAATTTGTCGATGACAACCGGGCTGAGACGATTGCTGAAACCTTCACGTATCTGGAGGATTTGAGCGTCGCGGAAAACAAGCTGCGCAGCAGCATGATTTCCAATGAGCTGGCGGGCGAATTGGCCGGACTGTCGCGCCGGATTGCCGACTATTCGCGAGAGATCGAGACGCTGCGCAATACGATCGAGGAACGGAACAAACTGCAGGTGCAGACGCTGGACCAACGGTCATCGGAAATTCTTTCTACCGCGGAAGAGATTGCGTCGACTGTCGCTTCCGATACCTCTGATCTCGAAAAGGAGGTAACGAGCAGCTTTGCCAACACCAATACCCTGTTGCTGATCGCCAGTGCAGTGGCTGTCGCCATTGGGCTTGGTTGCGCACTTGTCATTTCGCGGGGCATCACAAAGCCTGTTGTGACACTGACGGGTGTGATGAAGGATCTGGCCAACGAAAACCTGTCTGTCGATGTTCCTGGCAAGGAGCGAGGTGACGAACTTGGCGAAATGGCATCTGCTGTTGAAGTCTTCAAGCAGAATGCGATCCGGACCAAGCAATTGGAAGCCGAGCAGATTGAGCATCAGAAGCGCACAGAGCTCGAGAAGCGCGAGATGATGGGGAAAATGGCCAATGATTTCAACGATCACATTGGCAGTATCATCGATACCGTTTCTTCTGCATCCGAAGAGCTGAGCTCCAGCGCCAAATCCATGGCTGACGTTTCTGATCAGACAGAGCGACAGGTGGCTGAAGCGTCTGCGGCGTCCGCCCAAACTTCGGGTAACGTGCAGACGGTCGCAACTGCGACCGAGGAAATGACCAGCACGATTGGTGAAATCAGTGTTCAGGTTCAGCAGGCTTCCCACTCGGCACGGGAAGCGGTCTCCAAGGTGGATGCCACCAACCAGATGATGGAACTGCTGGCATTAAATTCTAACAAGATTGGCGAAGTGGTCGAGATGATTTCTCAGATCGCGGAACAGACCAATCTGCTCGCGCTCAATGCCACCATTGAATCGGCCAGAGCCGGGGAAGCTGGCAAGGGGTTCGCGGTTGTTGCCGGTGAAGTCAAGGCACTTGCGGGCCAGACAGCCAAGGCGACCGATGAGATTGCCCAGCAGATCAACGAGATTCAGGCTGCTACAGAGAAGGCCTCTGTTTCGATGCAGGATGTCAGTCAGGTGATCCAGCGGCTTGATGAGTTCACGGCTGCCATCGCCTCGGCCATGGAGCAGCAGAATGCTGCCACTGGTGAGATTTCAAACAGCATTCATCAGGCGGCGCAAGGCACCGAGATCGTCGACAACTCCATTGCGTCGGTCTCAAGGGCTTCACAGGAAGCAGCGACTGCTTCGTCCCATGTGATGAAGGCTGCCAGTGAGTTGGCCAAGCAATCGGAATTCCTCAAGTCTGAAGTTCAACGTTTCATTGAACATGTGCGAGAGGGCTAG
- a CDS encoding F0F1 ATP synthase subunit delta, whose protein sequence is MTDTNSEVSGVAERYARALFDLALEEKAIEASEADLARIEAIMDESEDFMRLVKSPVFAAEEQLAAVSALLDKIGMSGIVGNFVRVVAQNRRLFSLPGIIKAFRKILSVHRGEQVAEVTSAHPLGDGDLAALKASLKEALGKDIAIHAKVDADILGGLVVKVGSRMIDSSVRTKLNSLKIALKEVG, encoded by the coding sequence GTGACAGATACTAATTCAGAAGTTTCAGGAGTGGCCGAACGTTACGCTCGCGCGTTGTTTGATCTCGCTCTCGAAGAGAAGGCAATTGAAGCGTCAGAAGCTGATCTGGCGCGTATAGAAGCCATTATGGATGAAAGTGAAGACTTCATGCGGCTTGTTAAAAGCCCCGTCTTTGCTGCTGAAGAGCAACTTGCTGCCGTTTCAGCACTTTTGGACAAGATCGGCATGTCTGGCATTGTCGGGAATTTTGTTCGTGTCGTTGCTCAGAACCGCCGGCTGTTTTCCCTGCCGGGCATAATCAAAGCTTTTCGCAAGATCCTTTCCGTCCATCGCGGTGAGCAAGTGGCTGAAGTCACCTCCGCTCATCCCTTGGGTGATGGCGACCTGGCTGCGCTCAAGGCGTCGCTCAAGGAAGCATTGGGTAAGGATATTGCAATTCATGCCAAGGTCGATGCAGATATTCTGGGCGGCCTTGTAGTAAAAGTAGGCTCGCGGATGATTGACTCATCTGTGCGCACAAAACTCAACTCGCTCAAGATTGCACTGAAAGAGGTCGGCTGA
- the atpA gene encoding F0F1 ATP synthase subunit alpha, protein MDIRAAEISAILKEQIKNFGTDAHVSEVGQVLSVGDGIARIYGLDNVQAGEMVEFPGGMRGMALNLEMDNVGVVLFGDDRGVKEGDVVKRTGAIVDVPVGKGLLGRVVDSLGNPIDGKGPIEATERRRVDVKAPGIIPRKSVHEPMQTGLKAVDALIPIGRGQRELIIGDRQTGKTAIALDTILNQKSINETGSESEKLYCVYVAIGQKRSTVAQFVKTLEENGALEYSIIVAATASDPAPMQYLAPFAGCAMGEFFRDNGMHSLLVYDDLTKQAVAYRQMSLLLRRPPGREAYPGDVFYLHSRLLERAAKLNEENGLGSMTALPVVETQANDLSAFIPTNVISITDGQIFLETDLFYQGVRPAVNVGLSVSRVGSSAQVKAMKQVAGPIKGELAQYREMAAFAQFGSDLDATTQRLLNRGARLTELLKQPQFSPLKVEEQVAVIYAGVNGYLDTIAVNQVHAFEQGLLSVMRNEHKDVLDAIREKKALDDEITTKLKAAVDGFAKNFA, encoded by the coding sequence ATGGATATTCGGGCCGCGGAAATTTCCGCAATCCTCAAGGAGCAGATCAAAAACTTCGGTACCGACGCTCATGTCTCCGAAGTTGGTCAGGTTCTGTCTGTTGGTGACGGTATCGCCCGCATCTATGGTCTGGATAATGTTCAGGCCGGTGAGATGGTGGAATTCCCTGGTGGAATGCGCGGTATGGCGCTCAACCTTGAAATGGACAACGTCGGCGTCGTGCTGTTTGGCGATGACCGCGGCGTTAAGGAAGGCGATGTGGTCAAGCGGACCGGCGCCATCGTTGACGTACCTGTCGGCAAAGGCCTTCTGGGTCGTGTCGTTGATTCGCTTGGAAACCCAATTGATGGTAAAGGCCCGATCGAGGCCACTGAACGCCGTCGTGTGGACGTGAAGGCACCGGGTATCATCCCGCGCAAATCCGTGCACGAACCAATGCAGACGGGGCTGAAAGCCGTTGACGCGCTTATTCCAATCGGACGTGGCCAGCGCGAGCTGATCATTGGCGACCGTCAGACTGGCAAGACGGCAATTGCGCTTGATACCATTCTGAATCAGAAATCGATCAACGAGACCGGTTCGGAAAGCGAAAAGCTCTATTGTGTTTATGTGGCCATCGGCCAGAAACGCTCCACCGTTGCCCAGTTCGTGAAGACGCTGGAAGAAAACGGGGCGCTTGAATATTCGATCATCGTCGCCGCTACCGCGTCCGATCCTGCTCCGATGCAGTATCTGGCTCCGTTCGCTGGTTGTGCGATGGGTGAATTCTTCCGCGACAACGGCATGCACTCCCTTCTGGTCTATGACGATCTGACCAAACAGGCTGTGGCCTATCGCCAGATGTCCCTGCTGCTTCGCCGCCCACCGGGACGTGAAGCTTATCCGGGTGACGTGTTCTATCTGCATTCTCGTCTTCTGGAACGCGCAGCGAAGCTGAACGAAGAAAACGGGTTGGGTTCCATGACGGCTCTGCCGGTCGTTGAAACCCAGGCCAATGACTTGTCTGCGTTCATTCCGACCAACGTGATTTCCATTACCGATGGTCAGATCTTCCTGGAAACCGACCTGTTCTATCAGGGTGTACGCCCTGCCGTGAACGTTGGTCTGTCGGTGTCCCGCGTGGGGTCGTCGGCTCAGGTCAAGGCCATGAAGCAGGTTGCCGGCCCGATTAAGGGTGAATTGGCCCAGTATCGTGAAATGGCTGCGTTTGCGCAGTTCGGCTCCGATCTTGATGCCACCACCCAGCGTCTGCTGAACCGTGGTGCCCGTTTGACCGAGCTTCTGAAACAGCCACAGTTCTCGCCCCTCAAGGTGGAAGAGCAGGTCGCTGTGATCTATGCCGGTGTGAACGGTTATCTGGATACCATCGCAGTCAATCAGGTTCATGCGTTTGAACAAGGTCTGCTTTCCGTGATGCGCAACGAGCACAAGGACGTGCTGGACGCCATTCGCGAGAAGAAGGCTCTGGATGACGAAATTACAACCAAACTGAAGGCGGCGGTCGACGGTTTTGCAAAGAACTTTGCTTAA
- a CDS encoding primosomal protein N', with amino-acid sequence MSVLVPVYVDSCYSYRVPADSPSLFDDDGAARFADRLVPGQVVRVPLGPRSVLGVVWDDPSDFSDESRLKDVEAVYPDVCLSDDFRKFVDWIAQYTLAQRGMVLRMVLRGEEALLPPRAVSALRLTGAPPERLTKARERVLEVMEGGLAETKAAIVERAGVSASVIDGLVKGGTLSPCELPPPALMEAPQADFAPPALNALQAEAAEKIRQIVAARGFETVLLDGVTGSGKTEVYFEAVAEALRQGKQILILVPEIALTDAFLHRFESRFGVRPGEWHSGQAQRYKNLVWRGVATGEVQVVVGARSSLMLPFRNLGLIVVDEEHDGAYKQEDRVIYNARDMSVVRGHLSGFPVVLASATPSVESRNNADQGRYRHIRLPSRYGGQSMPDISLIDMRANPPEKGSWLSPILIDAVNETIEAGQQSLLFLNRRGYAPLTLCRTCGHRFQCPNCSTWLVEHRFRKQLVCHHCGHSEPVPPTCPHCGDEHSLVACGPGVERIAEEAASRWPDRRIVILSSDLIHGMQQLRAELELISSGQADIVIGTQLVAKGHNFPAMTLVGVIDADLGLAHGDLRAGEKVFQTLAQVTGRAGRMQGQGRGLLQSYVPDHPVIAALAKGEREEFYTYELDQRRKAGMPPFGRLAAVILSSEHREAALAYGREMVRAVPHEEGVRVLGPAEAPISVLRGRFRFRLLVTAPRTFPLSQWMRKWLAQSPKIAGSLRMQVDIDPVSFM; translated from the coding sequence GTGTCAGTTCTCGTCCCGGTCTATGTGGATAGCTGTTACAGCTACCGGGTACCCGCTGATTCGCCCTCGCTGTTTGATGACGACGGGGCGGCGCGGTTTGCTGACAGGCTGGTGCCGGGGCAGGTAGTCCGGGTGCCGCTGGGGCCGCGCTCCGTGCTGGGCGTGGTCTGGGACGACCCGAGCGACTTTTCCGATGAATCCCGCCTCAAGGATGTTGAGGCGGTCTATCCGGACGTCTGCCTGTCCGACGATTTCCGCAAGTTCGTGGACTGGATTGCCCAATATACGCTGGCGCAGCGGGGCATGGTGTTGCGCATGGTGCTGCGCGGCGAAGAGGCCCTGTTGCCGCCAAGGGCAGTGTCTGCGCTGCGCCTGACAGGCGCGCCACCCGAACGCCTGACGAAGGCGCGGGAGCGGGTTCTGGAGGTGATGGAAGGCGGGTTGGCCGAGACCAAGGCGGCGATTGTCGAGCGAGCGGGTGTTTCGGCGTCGGTAATTGACGGTCTGGTGAAGGGCGGCACATTGTCGCCGTGCGAATTGCCGCCGCCAGCCCTCATGGAGGCGCCGCAGGCCGATTTTGCGCCGCCAGCTCTCAATGCGCTGCAGGCCGAGGCGGCAGAAAAGATCCGTCAAATCGTCGCAGCACGTGGCTTTGAAACCGTGCTGCTGGACGGGGTGACCGGATCGGGCAAGACCGAGGTCTATTTCGAGGCGGTCGCCGAGGCTCTCAGGCAGGGTAAGCAGATCCTGATTCTTGTGCCGGAAATCGCCCTGACGGATGCCTTTTTACACCGGTTTGAAAGCCGGTTTGGTGTGCGGCCGGGGGAATGGCACTCCGGGCAGGCGCAACGCTACAAGAATCTGGTCTGGCGCGGGGTGGCGACCGGCGAGGTGCAGGTGGTCGTGGGCGCGCGGTCGTCGCTGATGCTGCCCTTCCGGAACCTTGGCCTCATCGTGGTGGATGAGGAGCATGACGGCGCCTACAAGCAGGAGGACCGCGTCATCTACAATGCGCGGGACATGTCGGTGGTGCGGGGCCATCTTTCCGGCTTTCCCGTCGTTCTTGCCAGTGCGACCCCGTCGGTTGAAAGCCGCAACAATGCTGATCAGGGGCGCTATCGCCATATCCGATTGCCAAGCCGCTATGGCGGGCAGTCGATGCCGGACATTTCCCTCATAGACATGCGGGCCAATCCGCCTGAAAAGGGCAGCTGGCTGTCGCCGATTCTGATTGATGCGGTCAACGAAACGATCGAGGCGGGGCAACAGAGCCTGTTGTTCCTCAACCGGCGCGGCTATGCGCCGCTGACCCTTTGTCGCACCTGCGGGCACCGTTTCCAGTGCCCGAACTGTTCCACATGGCTGGTCGAACACCGGTTCCGCAAGCAGCTGGTCTGCCATCACTGCGGACATTCGGAGCCGGTTCCGCCGACCTGTCCTCATTGTGGCGACGAACACAGCCTTGTTGCCTGTGGCCCGGGCGTCGAGCGGATTGCCGAAGAGGCGGCCAGTCGCTGGCCGGATCGCAGAATCGTGATCCTGTCGAGCGATCTTATCCACGGGATGCAGCAATTGCGGGCCGAGCTGGAGCTGATCTCGTCCGGTCAGGCAGATATCGTCATCGGCACGCAGCTGGTGGCCAAGGGGCACAATTTCCCGGCCATGACGCTGGTTGGCGTCATCGATGCGGACCTCGGGCTGGCCCACGGTGACCTTCGGGCTGGTGAAAAGGTGTTCCAGACTCTGGCACAGGTGACTGGCCGTGCTGGTCGCATGCAGGGGCAGGGGCGCGGCTTGTTGCAGAGCTATGTGCCGGACCATCCGGTCATTGCTGCGCTTGCGAAAGGGGAGCGGGAAGAGTTTTACACATATGAGTTGGACCAACGTCGTAAGGCCGGTATGCCGCCTTTCGGACGACTGGCTGCGGTGATTCTGTCTTCCGAGCATCGCGAGGCGGCGCTGGCCTACGGGCGGGAGATGGTGCGGGCCGTTCCGCACGAGGAGGGGGTGCGGGTTCTCGGGCCTGCGGAAGCGCCGATTTCTGTGCTTCGTGGGCGTTTTCGCTTCCGGCTGCTGGTGACCGCGCCGCGGACTTTTCCCCTGTCCCAATGGATGCGCAAGTGGTTGGCACAAAGCCCCAAGATAGCAGGGTCACTACGTATGCAGGTCGATATTGATCCTGTTTCCTTCATGTGA